GCAGGTAAATCTGGCTTTGTCTCTGTTATTTGTCGCACACTGGGATATTGTGTTAACAGAGATTGAATTTGCTCAAAAGCTTTCGTTTTAGTATCTAGCTGTGTTTGAACGGATTGTATTTCTAGCTGCGATCGCAATCTCACACACTGCTGCTTCAATTCCTCGATTTGAGCTTCTAAAGCTGCTTTTTCTCGCTGGCTCGTTTGCCAATCTGAAATAGCAGTTTCTCGCTTTTGTTCTAAATCAGCTTGTGTTTGCTTCAGAGCATCAATGTCCGATCGCAACTCGGAGGTAGCTTTTCGCCAATACAGCGCACCCCACCCGATCGCCGCAAACAACAAACCATCCAGCACGAGATCCATGCGATTACTCCTGCTGAATGGTTTGGGATTGTTCAACTATTAATTGCTCAACCATTAAAAGATTGTCCTCGCTGTCGTGATATTCGGGCAACAACTCCCGCGCCTCGATCGAACCCAGCGATCGTTCTAAATCTTCAGTTGCCAGGGTACAACTTTCACCTGATCCGTTTAGCACCGTTTCTGTAACTTTGCCATCTTTACCGATGCGATACTCAATCTGCTGATAGTTTGCCATCGTTCTAGAAAAAGTAAGCTTGCACCTACATTATGTACAGGAAATTAAATTCAAACTAGAAAAATTGTACTATAAAACCCGACCCTGAGTTCGAGTTCTCAAGCATCGGGTTTCAATTGCTTCAATTATGCTTATTGAGCGCTGGGTGCTGTGGGCGCTGAAGCTTCGTTGTACCGCCGTGGCACTTGAGCAAAGCGATAGCTTGTTAGACTGCTCGCGATCGTAAAATGCTGATTGATGATTGGTAATCCTTGATTTGCTACGGTGAGCAAACTCGGATTGCGCCCGAATGCTGCTTCGCGCTGATAAAGAGATGCCGCCTCTAAGTGAGCATTGATACCACCTTCATCGAGATAAGCAGTATCAAACTGCGTTCCTGACAATTGCGAAAACCGTTGCATAAGTGCTTGATACTTCGGACCTGGAGCGGTCGGCAGCGTTACCTGGAGCTGAGGAGCAATGCGCGTTAACTGTTGCTTCACATTTTGTTGCTCTGCAATCTCAGCTTGTGCAAACTTTTGCACTGACGGATTGGTTGATTTCTGCAGCGCCATCTCACCCAACATGATGTTAGCTAGTCCAAATTGCGCGGCTTCGTTAACAAATGCAAGATCAACCGCGTTGGCTTGATTGGTGTTGACGGTAGGGATACGCGGCGACTGTTGAGCATTAACCTGCGAAAAGAACGAACCCCCGATCGCGAAACACAATCCCACGATCGCAGAAATTGCTACGATGTAATACTTTCTAAACATGAAACCTATCCTATTTCTACAAAAATGAAGAGCATGATTCGGGGAAATTCCACAGATGCTCTTCATTTATGTTCGTAGCTTGAGAAACAGTTTCCTCTCCCTAGAGGCGTGTTCCTGAAAGTTAAATTCCAGCACTAAATTCCAGCACCGTCGAGAAACTCATCGATCACCCGATCGCGCAATCGACAGGCTTCTCCTTCATTCACGGGTTCGGGCTTCGGCTCGACCGCAGGCATGGCATAACAAGCGGCTAATGATTCACGAGTTTGCAGGCTTTGGATCTGCTGCTCTAAAGTCTCAATGCGATCGACCAATGCCCGAATCACTTGCGCTTCGGAGTCCGGTAAGCGCCCATGTTCAAGGGGTTCAACTCGCTCTCCGGCACGATACACAATCCGCCCCGGAACGCCCACAACCGTGCAATCCGAGGGAACATCCCGCAGCACCACTGATCCCGCCCCGATTCGCACATTGTTGCCAAGCTGAATGTTTCCCAGCACTTTTGCGCCTGCACCCACGACCACGTTTTCTCCGAGGGTTGGATGTCGTTTGCCGCATTCTTTTCCGGTTCCGCCCAGCGTCACCCCTTGATAAATCAGTGCGTAATCTCCGACGATCGCTGTTTCACCGATCACAACACCCATTCCGTGATCGATAAAGACGCTTTGACCGATCGTGGCTCCAGGGTGAATCTCAATTCCCGTAAAAAATCGTCCAATCTGTGAAATCAATCTCGGCACAAAGGGTACGCCCACTTTGTATAGCCAGTGAGCGATCCGATGCAGCATCAAGGCTTGTAACCCCGGATAGCAGAACAGTACCTCTAACCAATTGCGGGCAGCGGGGTCACGATCGAAAATAATTTTGAAGTCAGCAATCAGGCTTTTCAGCACAGTGGCATCCCTATGTGGCGTGATAAGACCAAAAACTATCTTAGCGTGTCGAGTGAATCGAGATCATCCGCGTGGTAATTCGGCAAACCCCCTATAATGAGAGACTGCATTCTTTCACGCCCTACTCATGTCAGACGAACTTCGCCAAACTCGAATCGAGAAAGTAGAACAACTCAAGCAGTTGGGAATCAATCCCTATGCGTATCGGTGGGAAACAACCCATGCGGCGGCACAGTTGCAGGAAAAGTTTGCTGAGTTGCCAAGCGGTGAAGAAGATCCGATCGAGGTTGCGATCGCGGGCAGAATTATGGCGCGTCGCGTCTTTGGAAAATTGGCGTTTTTTACGCTGCAAGACGAGACCGGAACGATTCAGCTTTATCTAGAAAAAAGCCGAATTCAAGAATTCATGCCAGATAATCCAGAGGCGTTTAATCAGCTCAAACAGCTAACGGATGCAGGTGATTTTCTGGGAGTGCGGGGCACGATTAAGCGCACCGAAAAAGGCGAATTGTCGGTGTATGTGAAAGATTACATGATGCTGACCAAATCGCTGTTGCCATTGCCAGATAAGTGGCATGGATTGACCGATGTGGCAAAGCGATATCGTCAGCGCTATGTGGATTTGATTGTGAATCCAGAAGTGCGCGATACGTTTCGTAAGCGGGCATTAATTACCGCAGGCATTCGCCGCTATCTGGATGAGCAAGGCTTTATCGAAATTGAAACACCTGTGTTGATGAGTGAAGCCGGTGGGGCAGATGCCCGCCCGTTTATCACGTATCACAACACCATGGATATGCAGCTTTATCTGCGGATCGCAACTGAATTGCATCTAAAGCGGCTGATTGTGGGCGGCTTTGAGAAAGTGTTTGAACTGGGTCGAATTTTCAGAAATGAAGGCATTTCGACACGACACAATCCTGAGTTTACGTCGATCGAGGTTTACCAAGCCTACGCTGATTACCACGACATGATGAATCTCACCGAGGCGATCATTACCACCGTGGCGCAGAAGGTGATTGGAACGCTCAAAATTAATTATCAAGGCGAAGAAATTGATCTCACTCCCCCTTGGCGGCGAATCACCATGCACGAAATTGTGCAGGAAAAAACCGGGATCGATTTTGCTCAATTCACGTCGTTAGAAGACGCGAAAGCAGCGGCGAAAACAGCAGGAATTCGCGACATTGAGGATTGCTCGTCGATCGGTAAACTCCTCAACGAAGCCTTTGAGCAAACCGTCGAAACCACGCTAATTCAACCGACCTTTATTCTTGATTATCCAGTCGAGATTTCACCTCTAGCAAAACCGCATCGATCGCAGCCCGGACTGGTCGAACGCTTTGAATTGTTCATCGTCGGGCGCGAAACCGCGAATAGTTTCTCGGAGTTAACTGATCCGTTGGATCAGCGCGATCGCTTGGAAGCGCAAGCAGCGCGAAAAGCAGCCGGAGACCTCGAAGCGCATAGTGTCGATGAGGACTTCTTGACCGCCTTAGAGTACGGAATGCCGCCGACCGGAGGCTTGGGAATTGGCATCGATCGCCTGGTAATGCTGTTAACCGATTCAGCTAGTATCCGCGATGTGATCGCTTTCCCGCTATTGAAACCTGAGAAAGAAGAGTAATTGCAGCAAATGTTGCTTTACTGAGCGAGATCTTGCACGATCGCTGCAAAAAGCAGTCAGAAACATCGAATCGCGCCTGACTGCTTTAGATCCCAGAATTGGATCGATTGCCTGGTGTTGACATAGCGCTATCTAGCCGCCGAAGAAACTCCTCGATCGTGATTGGGAAAATCTTGATTCTCATGCAAATAATGGCTAACCGCTCTCTGGCTTAACAGTCTGCCCAACTGTAACCATGTCAAATAGCTCAGCAGCAGGATAAACAGCAGAGAGAAAAATAAAGCAGGCAGAACTGGAACTCCAAGCACTTCCAATCCGGAGGCAGTGAGGATGTAGATTCCACTCATCATGCCGGTCAGCGGCAGGATAATTTGCACCGCTCCTCTGAAGGGTAGGTCACTCGCAGAGAAATGTTTAGACCAATAATCAATGCGTTCTCTAACCAAAGCGACAAATGGAATTGCGCTAGTCACAGCGATAAAAAAGCCGACAAATAGCAAAAAATAAGGAGGATCGGGTCGAGCCATTGCCAGATCTCCAAGTTGTTCAAAAGAAATAAACCAGTTCATCGTTTTTCCCTAATTTCTATTTCTAATTGCTTCAAAAAACGGTTAAATCAAAACTGTTCTAAGCGTGAATAGCTCCCTATTTGTGAGGAATTTAGGGAGCTACT
This is a stretch of genomic DNA from Cyanobacteria bacterium FACHB-DQ100. It encodes these proteins:
- a CDS encoding molecular chaperone GrpE, encoding MDLVLDGLLFAAIGWGALYWRKATSELRSDIDALKQTQADLEQKRETAISDWQTSQREKAALEAQIEELKQQCVRLRSQLEIQSVQTQLDTKTKAFEQIQSLLTQYPSVRQITETKPDLPARNLVGMFTALDNLIQFWGYQTIGKPWEQVEFDPQLHQGDVADLAPGELVYVRFVGYRSSNQILVPAKVSRTLPAGATS
- a CDS encoding DUF4142 domain-containing protein; this encodes MFRKYYIVAISAIVGLCFAIGGSFFSQVNAQQSPRIPTVNTNQANAVDLAFVNEAAQFGLANIMLGEMALQKSTNPSVQKFAQAEIAEQQNVKQQLTRIAPQLQVTLPTAPGPKYQALMQRFSQLSGTQFDTAYLDEGGINAHLEAASLYQREAAFGRNPSLLTVANQGLPIINQHFTIASSLTSYRFAQVPRRYNEASAPTAPSAQ
- a CDS encoding DUF2997 domain-containing protein; its protein translation is MANYQQIEYRIGKDGKVTETVLNGSGESCTLATEDLERSLGSIEARELLPEYHDSEDNLLMVEQLIVEQSQTIQQE
- the cysE gene encoding serine O-acetyltransferase, with the protein product MLKSLIADFKIIFDRDPAARNWLEVLFCYPGLQALMLHRIAHWLYKVGVPFVPRLISQIGRFFTGIEIHPGATIGQSVFIDHGMGVVIGETAIVGDYALIYQGVTLGGTGKECGKRHPTLGENVVVGAGAKVLGNIQLGNNVRIGAGSVVLRDVPSDCTVVGVPGRIVYRAGERVEPLEHGRLPDSEAQVIRALVDRIETLEQQIQSLQTRESLAACYAMPAVEPKPEPVNEGEACRLRDRVIDEFLDGAGI
- the lysS gene encoding lysine--tRNA ligase, which gives rise to MSDELRQTRIEKVEQLKQLGINPYAYRWETTHAAAQLQEKFAELPSGEEDPIEVAIAGRIMARRVFGKLAFFTLQDETGTIQLYLEKSRIQEFMPDNPEAFNQLKQLTDAGDFLGVRGTIKRTEKGELSVYVKDYMMLTKSLLPLPDKWHGLTDVAKRYRQRYVDLIVNPEVRDTFRKRALITAGIRRYLDEQGFIEIETPVLMSEAGGADARPFITYHNTMDMQLYLRIATELHLKRLIVGGFEKVFELGRIFRNEGISTRHNPEFTSIEVYQAYADYHDMMNLTEAIITTVAQKVIGTLKINYQGEEIDLTPPWRRITMHEIVQEKTGIDFAQFTSLEDAKAAAKTAGIRDIEDCSSIGKLLNEAFEQTVETTLIQPTFILDYPVEISPLAKPHRSQPGLVERFELFIVGRETANSFSELTDPLDQRDRLEAQAARKAAGDLEAHSVDEDFLTALEYGMPPTGGLGIGIDRLVMLLTDSASIRDVIAFPLLKPEKEE